A segment of the Carya illinoinensis cultivar Pawnee chromosome 1, C.illinoinensisPawnee_v1, whole genome shotgun sequence genome:
TAATTTCAGATGCAAATGACTAACTTTAACAAGAAAGACATACCACAAATTTACAATAGGGTAACAAATAACGAAAAGAAGAAATCACAGAatcaattacattttttttatcttactaAAACACCTAATAAACAAAGATTATATCACTGATCATGATTATCAGCACTACAAGATTAACTTTAACCAGGGAAAATATTCCACTGGAGAGCATAAGTTTGTTGGGTTCATGCAGCTGGAGAGTTGAAAATTATGATAACAATAGCAATATCTTGTCCAAGTGGAACGGATGCCTTCTGTGTTTTGCTGAAATGACAATAATGGAATTGTTTTGGTACATAAGCCACTTCACATTGTAATATTTATGAACAGATGACAAAACAGCAAAAAGTCCATAATTTGACGGGGAAAAGAGTAGATTGACAAGATATCCAACTAAAAACAGGAACTAAAAAGGGGAAGCACCTACTTTAGCATATTCGTATGCCTGCCAGCAAAATGGCTCCTCTAGATCAGCTGGAGGAAGATCGTTGCTCATTTTATCCATTAAGAATTCCTCTATATTCACCACATTATTACAATTCTCTGTCTCAACatcactatcttcatcagctaTGATTCCAAAACCTGACCTAGAGGAAGGCAATCTTTGGGTTTGCCATGGTGCAAACTTAACTGTTCCAGGGAAAGTTGCCTCAATACTTCTCCCAGAAAGGCCACGTCCACTAGTAACAATTTTCCACTCAACAGAGTGCTCTGTAGTTGAAACTGTTCCAATTGAAGGGATCCCGTCAAAGGATACAACCCTTCTCCTAGGAAAGGGCATACTCACAGTACAGAACTCCATTGTCAGAGGAGCCTTATAACCTTCCATTAGGTGCAACTTGAATAAAAATGCACCTTTATCCTCAGAGACCATTGACAATTGATAAAATCCCTTAATGGGAGGCCCAAGGCTACATGTAGCCTGATAACgcattaaaacaaaattacctAATGGTGGTGAAAACATCACGGCCTGCTTATCGGCACGATGTTCTGGTACTTGAGCACAAGGATGAAATGATAGGCCCTCAACATGAGCTGTGTTCAATCCTGTTAAGGGAAATGATACATCGGGCAATCCTTCCAATTCTGCTCGGCAGTTTATTTGACCAGAAACTGATATATTATCTGGAATTTCATCTCGATCATACATAGCAGCATGAATCGTCTCATGAACTGTGAATAGCATTCTCTGCTTTCCTTTGTAAAGATATGGCTTCCATGCTGGTTGCTTGAGATCAGGGGGAGGCAGATCTGATGAAGAAAAGCCATTTACCTTGATTGTGAATATGTTGGAATGGCTAAGATCCAAAGGTGTACCTATACAAAAGATATACAAGGACATGTGAAATTAACCGGAATTAGGTAATGCAGTTTGATATGCCAAAAAGTACAATAAATCTGAGATGAGAAATACCATAATAAAGAGTACCAACCAAAAGGCATTGAACTACTTATGAAAGTTCGAAGCGCATCTTTATCCAAAGGCCTAGAACCAATCTTTGGAGCATCTGCAGCAACAGCTCCTGCTACAGCAGTGTTTGAGGGGACAGAAGATGCAACTGGTGCAGCTACAGGTTTTGCCCTTGAAGAGATGCCTGATATCCCTATACTGCCAGTTAGTGAATCTAACAAACCTCCAACAGATGGAGAAGCGCTTACAACCACCTCAGGTTCTGCTACATCAGCAGAAATTATGTCACCAATAGCATGTGCAACCATGAATGCCCTGTAATATCGATAACAAGAAACTGCTTATATACTCCATTTATTGTGGAAAAGTTCAAGTGATCAACATGTAAGGCTAGCTGCCTTTTCCTCCATTAAGAAGGATGCCCATCTTAGGTGAAAGGTAGTAAcaacatatcaagaaaatgaagttCAACAATTCAAGGAAAGAAAATCCTGCattagaaaatttcaaaaatatacaAACATACAAGACTACAATTCAGGCCCATATTAATGCCAAGGAATCAAGTGAACCTGTAATATATAGGCAActtgaatgaaaattaaaaaagtatagaTCACCATGGGGAAGAACAAATAAACGGGACAGGCAACGAAAAGTGAATAGTTATCCCAAATGTATGAAGGTATAACAGACAACTGCAAATAGAAAGGACGGGTTATAATTTATATCCCCAAGAGGCCTTTTGAGTGACCAAACCATcacaattcaataaaaaaaaactccaaaactaGCAGAACTAAATTTGCTAAAAGAAATAATTCATAAATACTGATCACAAGTAGGTAGCTCATACCTATGCTTGTGGGTACAATTTACAATCAAGGGAGTGTCTTGGTCCTGCTTACCACAAGATTTCTTTACACCAAAACCTTGAGCATTCTAGATCAGCAATAGCTCTAAAGGGTGGGAAAAGCATCATCTttaaacagaaaataatacttcaaaagtaaaacccaaatttttttatgaaatggcTATTTTGAAGGGATTGGCTAAATTAGAATTTGAAACCATACttcaaaagaaagagagaaattacAAGAAAATTCAACTGAAACCATGAATGCAAAAACCAAAATGCAAAGAGGAAGGTAGTGCTAGGTAGGGCCATCTTTTTTAAGAACTGCCGGTGCAGATGTAGCCATCCACACAAAGAAATATCCTACCATTTTAGATATATCAACCAATTCCATaataagctaaaaaaaaaatcaagggctTTCCCAATCATCTTGAATTCAATGAATGGTATTAATCCAATCACCTTTGGCCCTTGTAACATGTAAGCAGGGCATGGATGCCTAATTTATACCAATAGACGATGCTTCAATCAccattttaaaagatattaaagTAACAGTTTGGAGGATTAGCCTTCATATTTTCAAGTTTCCAACAATACCTAATTGAGCTAGGTAGGCTAGAAATCATTCAAGCATTTCACAATATATTGTGGATTAGTTTCAAAGAAAATGATCCAGCACACCGTCGGTAGTCATAGAAAAAGCCCAAAATGATGTAGAAAATGACTTCCAACATCAAAAGTCAGGTTAGAAAACAACATAATAGAtttagcaaaaaaataaatgagaagtAATACAACTAGAAGCTAAACAACCTCTCTCACACACTCATTTCACCATGCATTCCAATGCTACTTCACAAGTTAAACTCACAAGCAACGCTAAACGGTAAGACTTTCAAAGTAAATTTAGGGTAGTTTGAAGCTAAGGAAAACTAGAAAAATGTCTGATGAATTCCATTAGATGAAAAGGGAGTGGGGAGGGGGAACATAAACGGCAAAAATTGcaagggatttttttttactaaagtCTAGTTCCTGAACAACATTGCAAGTAACTTACCATACCCTGTGATGGATGGAAGATCGAGCAAGAGGGACGATAAACTGTCGTCTGCTCCAATGGCATTTCCACAATCAGATCTTTTGCATAACCTTGTATATGCCTTCAAATACCTGGGCTCGACTAAAGGCAAcacaataatgaaataattaccCTTTATGTGCAATATTAAAGGCCATAGCAGATTATTCTCTCCTTCCTCTTCTTTGTTTATGTATAGGCCTACAATGTGACGTGTAATTGGATCATCTACCCAGGAATCAGATCCTTTAGAAGACTGACTGACCCGTATGCCAAACCCACGTGCAGATCCCTCCCTacatagaaacaagaaaaattagtaGCAATGATATGGGAGAAGGAAAAAACTACAGATAAAGTCatgtcagaaaaataaaaaacacaaacatagAAGCGAAAGACAATAAACAATGACGATGACTTGAATGTTCTCCATACATAACTTTGTGAAATCAATCCACTGTCTGAGCTCAATATTCTTCTCACGAAGCTAAGGCCACATTCCTTCAATCATTATTGTCAACCCCTccctaacacacacacacacaaccccccccccccccccccccccccccccaaaacaacaacaacaacaacaacaaaaaagaacaaagaaaactaACCTTTGCTTCCTCTCCACAAACGCAGAAGCCAATTCCGAGTCAGCGGGAAGTAAGGAATATACAGCATAACTAAAGCTTTCCTCGCTAGCGTTCTCATTCTCGCTCTTACAAGCCGCCTGCCACCTCTTCTCTACCACTGGAAACCTCCTAATATGACAGAGAAAAGTCAAGCCAGCATTGAATTTCTTAGAGCCCCATTTTTCTGCAAAAGAAATGTAAAACTAGATTTTGCACGCAGCTACTTTTATATTAAATCATGACTAACATTTTTATAGCAAGCAATCCCCAAGTCCCGTTACCATTTTGGAAGTACGAGAGCAAAATTCGACGAAACAGTAAacaaaattagagcagaaaaataaaaactacaagatctaaaaaatataaactctGATTTCTAAAAGAAGAAATCAACGAATTACAAAGCGGAGCTTTCACATTGGGATATCTGGAAGAAAAGAGCAAAAAGAAGGAACCTAACGTCTTAGAAATGCAAAACCGACGAGGCAAGAAGAAGAGACTCCTGGATTTTTTGAGGTCGACAGAAGGCTTGAGGGTTAGCTGTTTCTAAACATATAGACATAGGGTTGTATATTAAGGGTATACCTGGAGAAAACGACGGAATCAAGGCTGTTAAGGATCCAGATGGCTCTTATGCTGCAGCCACCGCTCATGGCTCTATCTCTGGAACCGATCGACCAGCATGAGATTTGGAGCAATGGAGAAGATGAAGGCTCCTGGTACCCAATCTTGAATCCCATGCACTGAACTGCACCGTTTCGCTATCGATTGCCTAAACGACAACGCCCTCACCGTCGCGAAGCTTCCCAAAAATGGGCCAAGTTACCAATT
Coding sequences within it:
- the LOC122274404 gene encoding AP-5 complex subunit mu isoform X2: MGFKIGYQEPSSSPLLQISCWSIGSRDRAMSGGCSIRAIWILNSLDSVVFSRFPVVEKRWQAACKSENENASEESFSYAVYSLLPADSELASAFVERKQREGSARGFGIRVSQSSKGSDSWVDDPITRHIVGLYINKEEEGENNLLWPLILHIKGNYFIIVLPLVEPRYLKAYTRLCKRSDCGNAIGADDSLSSLLLDLPSITGAFMVAHAIGDIISADVAEPEVVVSASPSVGGLLDSLTGSIGISGISSRAKPVAAPVASSVPSNTAVAGAVAADAPKIGSRPLDKDALRTFISSSMPFGTPLDLSHSNIFTIKVNGFSSSDLPPPDLKQPAWKPYLYKGKQRMLFTVHETIHAAMYDRDEIPDNISVSGQINCRAELEGLPDVSFPLTGLNTAHVEGLSFHPCAQVPEHRADKQAVMFSPPLGNFVLMRYQATCSLGPPIKGFYQLSMVSEDKGAFLFKLHLMEGYKAPLTMEFCTVSMPFPRRRVVSFDGIPSIGTVSTTEHSVEWKIVTSGRGLSGRSIEATFPGTVKFAPWQTQRLPSSRSGFGIIADEDSDVETENCNNVVNIEEFLMDKMSNDLPPADLEEPFCWQAYEYAKVSFKIVGASLSGMSIDPKAVSIYPAVKAPIDFSTQVTSGDYILWNTLGKCPSTAAEKA
- the LOC122274404 gene encoding AP-5 complex subunit mu isoform X1, with product MGFKIGYQEPSSSPLLQISCWSIGSRDRAMSGGCSIRAIWILNSLDSVVFSRRFPVVEKRWQAACKSENENASEESFSYAVYSLLPADSELASAFVERKQREGSARGFGIRVSQSSKGSDSWVDDPITRHIVGLYINKEEEGENNLLWPLILHIKGNYFIIVLPLVEPRYLKAYTRLCKRSDCGNAIGADDSLSSLLLDLPSITGAFMVAHAIGDIISADVAEPEVVVSASPSVGGLLDSLTGSIGISGISSRAKPVAAPVASSVPSNTAVAGAVAADAPKIGSRPLDKDALRTFISSSMPFGTPLDLSHSNIFTIKVNGFSSSDLPPPDLKQPAWKPYLYKGKQRMLFTVHETIHAAMYDRDEIPDNISVSGQINCRAELEGLPDVSFPLTGLNTAHVEGLSFHPCAQVPEHRADKQAVMFSPPLGNFVLMRYQATCSLGPPIKGFYQLSMVSEDKGAFLFKLHLMEGYKAPLTMEFCTVSMPFPRRRVVSFDGIPSIGTVSTTEHSVEWKIVTSGRGLSGRSIEATFPGTVKFAPWQTQRLPSSRSGFGIIADEDSDVETENCNNVVNIEEFLMDKMSNDLPPADLEEPFCWQAYEYAKVSFKIVGASLSGMSIDPKAVSIYPAVKAPIDFSTQVTSGDYILWNTLGKCPSTAAEKA